In Zunongwangia profunda SM-A87, the following proteins share a genomic window:
- a CDS encoding D-alanine--D-alanine ligase has product MKKKIAIAMGGFSSEYRISINSGNMVYENLDRNKYEPYRVHILQNEWFVVAHDDTPYPINKNDFTVKMGTEIIKFDCVFNTIHGTPGENGLLQAYLELLNIPQTAANHYQSALTFNKRDLISVLKPYGIKSAKNYFLNKEDAINPDEIIKKVGLPCFVKANRAGSSFGITKVKQKNELYRAAQNAFQEDDEAIIESFLDGTEVSVGVITYNREIIALPVTEIVSENEFFDYEAKYLGKSQEITPARISEKDTKKVQEIAKLIYKKLKMKGFTRSEFIFHNGEPHFIEMNTTPGLSQASILPQQAAKAGISLQDLYGSAIEASLV; this is encoded by the coding sequence ATGAAGAAAAAAATTGCCATCGCAATGGGCGGTTTTTCAAGTGAATACCGCATTTCTATTAATAGTGGAAACATGGTTTACGAAAACCTGGATCGTAATAAATACGAACCCTATCGCGTGCATATTTTACAAAATGAATGGTTTGTAGTTGCTCACGACGATACGCCCTACCCTATTAATAAAAATGATTTCACGGTAAAAATGGGTACTGAAATTATAAAATTTGATTGTGTTTTTAATACTATTCACGGTACGCCAGGTGAAAACGGATTGTTACAGGCCTATTTAGAATTGCTAAATATTCCGCAAACAGCAGCCAATCATTACCAGTCGGCATTAACTTTTAATAAAAGAGATTTAATAAGTGTATTGAAACCTTACGGAATCAAAAGCGCAAAAAATTATTTTCTCAATAAAGAAGATGCGATTAATCCAGATGAAATTATCAAGAAAGTAGGATTACCCTGTTTTGTAAAAGCAAATCGTGCCGGAAGCAGCTTCGGAATCACCAAGGTAAAACAAAAAAATGAATTATACCGAGCTGCACAAAATGCATTTCAGGAAGATGATGAAGCTATAATTGAATCTTTTCTTGATGGTACTGAAGTTTCAGTAGGTGTGATTACTTATAACAGGGAGATCATAGCTCTTCCGGTAACCGAAATTGTTTCAGAAAATGAATTCTTTGATTACGAAGCCAAGTATTTAGGAAAATCCCAGGAAATTACTCCAGCCAGAATTTCAGAAAAAGACACAAAAAAGGTTCAGGAAATAGCCAAGCTGATCTATAAGAAATTAAAAATGAAAGGATTTACCCGATCGGAATTTATTTTCCACAACGGTGAGCCACATTTTATTGAAATGAATACTACACCAGGATTGAGCCAGGCTAGTATTTTACCTCAGCAAGCAGCAAAAGCAGGTATTAGTTTACAGGATTTATACGGCAGTGCGATTGAAGCTTCTTTGGTATAA
- a CDS encoding PASTA domain-containing protein, whose protein sequence is MGLFKFIFSKTFLIQLVLAIIFVVVLGYAAMQWLDYTTNQGERIEVPNLAELSLSEVETMLKEKDLRYEILDSANFNPDYPRFSVIEQVPKAGKFVKENRKIYLTLNPSGYRKVLIPDLIRRTRRQAEPTLKSLGFEIGEITYKPDIAEDAVLELRHNGELIEPGDELMKTSKIDLVLGDGSGSYSRPVEDSVETEQTNEDQFDF, encoded by the coding sequence ATGGGATTGTTCAAATTCATTTTCAGTAAAACATTTTTAATTCAGCTAGTGCTGGCAATTATTTTTGTGGTCGTTTTAGGATATGCTGCCATGCAGTGGTTAGATTATACTACAAACCAGGGAGAACGAATAGAAGTTCCAAATCTTGCCGAGTTGTCGCTAAGCGAAGTAGAAACCATGCTGAAGGAAAAAGACCTTAGATATGAGATTTTGGATTCTGCTAATTTTAATCCGGATTATCCACGATTTTCGGTTATCGAGCAAGTCCCTAAAGCAGGGAAATTTGTAAAGGAAAACAGAAAAATATATCTTACTTTAAACCCTTCGGGTTATCGTAAAGTGTTAATCCCAGATCTTATTCGTCGTACCCGAAGACAAGCAGAACCTACGTTAAAATCATTAGGTTTTGAAATAGGGGAGATTACTTATAAACCAGATATCGCTGAAGATGCCGTGTTGGAACTTCGTCATAATGGGGAACTAATAGAGCCGGGAGACGAATTAATGAAAACTTCTAAAATCGATTTGGTTTTAGGAGATGGTTCTGGAAGCTATAGTCGTCCTGTGGAAGATAGTGTTGAGACGGAACAAACGAACGAAGACCAATTTGATTTTTAA
- a CDS encoding RluA family pseudouridine synthase has product MSEHPEENNELEDQNDETLYEHHKFIAEKGQNPLRVDKYLMNYIEKATRNKIQKAAKDGNIYVNDVPVKQNYKVKAGDVVQVMFEHPPYEFLLTPENIPLDIVYEDDTLLVVNKPAGMVVHPGHGNYSGTLINALVYHFENLPNNSSDRPGLVHRIDKDTSGLLVIAKTEHAMAHLSKQFFDKTSEREYIAIVWGNVEEDEGTVEGNIGRHPKNRLQNTVYEGEDAEKGKPAVTHLKVLERFGYVTLVACKLETGRTHQIRVHMKHIGHTLFNDERYGGEKILKGTTFTKYKQFVENCFKILPRQALHAKTLGFTHPKTGEWMSFNSDLPEDMLGAIEKWRNYAKNQKEMLE; this is encoded by the coding sequence ATGAGCGAGCATCCCGAAGAAAATAACGAGCTGGAAGACCAGAACGACGAAACGTTATACGAGCATCATAAATTTATTGCTGAAAAAGGCCAAAATCCGCTTCGTGTTGACAAATATTTGATGAATTATATCGAGAAAGCGACTCGTAATAAAATTCAGAAAGCGGCAAAAGATGGGAACATTTACGTGAACGATGTCCCTGTAAAGCAAAACTATAAGGTAAAAGCCGGTGATGTGGTGCAGGTGATGTTCGAGCATCCGCCGTATGAATTTTTGCTAACGCCAGAGAATATTCCTTTAGATATTGTTTATGAAGATGATACACTACTCGTTGTAAATAAACCGGCAGGAATGGTAGTGCATCCCGGTCATGGTAATTATAGCGGGACCTTAATTAATGCCCTGGTATATCATTTCGAAAATCTTCCGAATAATAGTAGTGATCGCCCCGGTCTGGTGCATCGAATCGATAAAGATACCAGCGGACTGTTAGTGATCGCTAAAACAGAACATGCCATGGCTCATTTATCAAAACAATTTTTTGATAAAACCAGTGAGCGCGAATACATAGCTATAGTTTGGGGGAATGTAGAGGAAGACGAAGGCACCGTGGAAGGTAATATTGGCAGGCATCCAAAAAACCGACTTCAGAATACCGTTTATGAAGGTGAAGATGCTGAAAAAGGAAAACCTGCTGTAACTCATTTGAAGGTGTTAGAACGATTTGGCTATGTGACCCTGGTGGCTTGTAAACTGGAAACAGGAAGAACACATCAAATCAGGGTACATATGAAGCATATAGGTCATACCCTTTTTAATGATGAACGCTATGGCGGGGAGAAAATCTTAAAAGGGACAACCTTTACCAAATACAAGCAGTTTGTAGAAAATTGTTTTAAGATTTTACCAAGACAAGCACTTCATGCGAAGACTTTAGGCTTTACCCATCCAAAAACAGGAGAGTGGATGAGTTTTAATTCAGACTTGCCAGAAGATATGCTTGGCGCTATTGAGAAATGGCGCAACTACGCTAAAAATCAAAAAGAAATGCTGGAGTAG
- the yaaA gene encoding peroxide stress protein YaaA, with protein sequence MKIVVSPAKSLDYESKLPTTRGTQPAFLETTAKLNRKLARMTKKEISELMSISDKLSDLNYTRYQEFEEDHTKKNSRPAMYAFNGDVYNGLDAYTLPEEKLDVIQNTLRILSGLYGILRPLDLIQPYRLEMGTKIGIESTDTLYEVWKEKVTNYLNSELKDDELFVNLASNEYFKAVDTKALKKPVISPVFKDYKNGKLKIISFYAKKARGAMVRYIIDSSAKNLDDIKGFDYDDYKFSEEHTEKENEPVFIR encoded by the coding sequence ATGAAAATAGTTGTTTCACCGGCAAAAAGCCTGGATTACGAATCAAAATTACCTACTACGCGAGGAACGCAGCCTGCTTTCCTGGAAACTACTGCGAAACTGAATCGAAAATTGGCCAGAATGACCAAAAAAGAGATTTCAGAATTAATGAGTATTAGCGATAAGCTGTCCGATTTAAATTATACACGTTATCAGGAATTCGAAGAAGATCATACTAAAAAGAATTCACGTCCCGCAATGTATGCCTTTAATGGTGATGTTTATAATGGGCTGGATGCCTATACGCTTCCTGAAGAAAAATTAGATGTTATCCAGAATACCCTGCGAATTCTATCGGGTTTATACGGAATTTTAAGACCACTCGATCTCATTCAGCCCTACCGTTTAGAAATGGGTACTAAAATAGGAATTGAGAGCACAGATACACTTTATGAAGTGTGGAAAGAAAAAGTGACCAATTATTTAAATTCTGAATTAAAAGATGATGAGCTTTTTGTGAATCTTGCCAGCAACGAATATTTTAAAGCAGTGGATACTAAAGCTTTAAAAAAACCGGTGATTTCTCCTGTTTTTAAGGATTACAAAAACGGAAAATTAAAGATCATTAGTTTTTATGCAAAAAAAGCTCGTGGTGCTATGGTACGTTATATTATCGATTCTTCGGCAAAGAATTTAGATGATATTAAAGGCTTCGATTATGATGATTATAAATTTAGCGAAGAGCATACCGAAAAAGAAAACGAACCGGTGTTTATTAGATAG
- a CDS encoding HAD family hydrolase translates to MAEIKTAIFDFDGTLVDSEHYHYNSWVEVLNDYGAELDYDFYIKTYAGTPSPINAKAIIEQFDLPISREDLTYKRERMAEKLVKESEVEFMPYAIETLDLFKEKGIPIYLVTGSPRNNVEFLLEKTGIAKYFKFTITRTDVKNSKPDPESYLTAIEKINLPKENMVVFEDTRTGVASAKAAGLECLAIQGNPNLKDNVKAADKIFDSLREATQYLEKEGRI, encoded by the coding sequence ATGGCTGAAATAAAAACAGCAATTTTCGATTTCGACGGTACATTAGTAGATTCAGAACATTATCATTACAACTCGTGGGTAGAAGTTTTAAACGATTATGGTGCCGAACTGGATTACGATTTTTATATAAAAACTTACGCCGGTACGCCTTCTCCCATCAATGCAAAAGCCATAATAGAACAATTTGATTTGCCAATTTCAAGGGAAGACTTAACCTATAAGCGTGAGCGTATGGCCGAGAAACTGGTAAAAGAATCTGAAGTTGAATTTATGCCTTATGCCATAGAAACTTTAGATCTCTTTAAAGAAAAAGGCATTCCTATTTATCTGGTTACCGGTAGTCCGCGTAATAATGTTGAGTTTCTTTTGGAGAAAACAGGTATCGCAAAATATTTTAAGTTCACGATTACCAGAACCGATGTAAAAAATAGCAAACCAGATCCTGAAAGTTATCTAACTGCTATTGAAAAAATCAACTTGCCAAAAGAAAACATGGTCGTTTTTGAAGATACGAGGACTGGAGTAGCTTCGGCAAAGGCTGCAGGATTGGAATGTTTGGCTATTCAGGGGAATCCTAATTTAAAAGATAATGTAAAGGCTGCCGATAAGATTTTTGATAGCTTGCGGGAAGCCACGCAATATTTAGAAAAAGAGGGTCGAATTTAA
- a CDS encoding uracil-DNA glycosylase family protein yields the protein MFHHKHPFPPFIPEEATKLIVGTLPPPRFTQRSLKERDVDFCYGSQDGLLWPILDRIFDLELIYDNSHEAIVQRKDFLRKRGIGICDVVESSFREKIDASDLGMQNVELRNMLQILRNHPKIETLLFTGGNSKNGPEYFFRRHLKNSEEDIKLKIVDNAPPRIHQFILDGRLIKTVSLIAPSGSANMAIGSNQLYKQLKAQNPAFNTLDFRVLQYKEFF from the coding sequence ATTTTTCATCACAAACATCCATTTCCGCCTTTTATTCCTGAAGAAGCTACCAAGCTCATCGTGGGAACCTTACCACCACCAAGATTTACACAACGTAGCCTAAAAGAACGCGATGTAGATTTTTGTTATGGAAGTCAGGATGGCCTACTTTGGCCAATTTTAGACCGAATTTTTGATCTGGAATTAATTTATGATAATTCCCACGAAGCTATTGTACAACGCAAGGATTTTCTCCGGAAGCGAGGCATTGGGATTTGTGATGTGGTGGAAAGTAGTTTCAGAGAGAAAATTGATGCTTCAGATTTAGGGATGCAGAATGTAGAGCTTAGAAATATGCTTCAGATTTTACGAAATCATCCAAAGATCGAAACCCTTTTATTTACTGGAGGGAATAGTAAGAATGGACCCGAGTATTTCTTCCGAAGACATTTAAAAAATTCTGAAGAAGATATAAAACTGAAAATAGTAGATAACGCCCCCCCCAGGATTCATCAATTTATTTTAGATGGTCGTTTAATTAAAACGGTTTCTTTAATTGCACCTTCGGGCTCAGCAAATATGGCGATAGGGAGTAATCAGCTTTATAAACAATTAAAAGCTCAAAATCCCGCTTTTAACACATTGGATTTTAGAGTGCTTCAGTATAAAGAGTTTTTTTGA
- a CDS encoding 30S ribosomal protein THX, with amino-acid sequence MGRGDKKTKRGKIAIGTNGKLRPKRKKFKVKPTTLAEQDKKDLQ; translated from the coding sequence ATGGGAAGAGGCGATAAAAAAACAAAACGAGGGAAAATAGCTATCGGTACTAATGGAAAGCTACGCCCTAAGCGTAAAAAGTTTAAAGTAAAGCCAACTACCCTTGCCGAGCAAGATAAAAAAGACTTACAGTAA
- the trpA gene encoding tryptophan synthase subunit alpha → MNRINQRMKEDKKLLSIYFTSGYPEIEDTVHIIKNLEKSGVDFIEIGLPFSDPLADGPTIQESSTIALKNGMTTNKLFEQLKDIRSEVSIPLIIMGYFNPILQFGVEKFCAKCEEVGIDGLIIPDLPVDVYKDEYKVIFEKHRLKNIFLITPQTSEERIRFIDKVSDGFIYMVSTASVTGSTKGFGDETKAYFKRISEMKLRNPQVVGFGISDEATFNDATKYAKGAIIGSAFIKHLNKNGIGNIQDFVKSVRPV, encoded by the coding sequence ATGAATAGAATAAATCAAAGAATGAAAGAAGACAAAAAACTTCTTTCTATATATTTTACTTCAGGATATCCTGAAATTGAAGACACGGTACATATTATTAAAAACCTTGAAAAAAGTGGGGTCGATTTTATTGAAATCGGGCTTCCGTTTAGTGACCCTTTAGCTGATGGTCCTACCATTCAGGAAAGTTCTACAATTGCATTAAAAAACGGAATGACCACCAACAAGCTCTTTGAACAATTAAAAGATATTCGTTCGGAAGTTTCGATTCCACTAATTATTATGGGCTATTTTAATCCCATTCTTCAATTTGGCGTAGAAAAATTTTGCGCAAAATGTGAAGAAGTTGGTATCGACGGGCTCATTATTCCGGATCTTCCTGTAGACGTTTATAAGGATGAATATAAAGTGATATTCGAAAAACATCGATTAAAGAATATATTCCTAATCACGCCACAAACTTCAGAAGAACGTATTCGTTTTATAGATAAAGTTTCCGACGGATTTATTTATATGGTAAGTACCGCTAGCGTTACCGGAAGCACTAAAGGTTTTGGCGACGAAACCAAAGCATATTTTAAACGAATTTCAGAAATGAAACTTAGAAATCCGCAAGTGGTTGGATTTGGAATTAGTGATGAGGCTACGTTTAATGATGCTACCAAATATGCTAAAGGTGCTATTATTGGTAGTGCTTTTATCAAGCATTTAAATAAAAATGGCATAGGGAATATTCAGGATTTTGTAAAATCGGTTCGCCCGGTTTAA
- the trpB gene encoding tryptophan synthase subunit beta, translating to MTYQANEKGYYGEFGGAFIPEMLYPNVEELRRQYLDIMKEDSFQKEFKALLKDYVGRPTPLYYAERFSKKYNTKVYLKREDLCHTGAHKVNNTVGQILMAKRLGKNRIIAETGAGQHGVATATVCALMGIECIVYMGEIDIERQAPNVARMKMLGAKVVPAKSGSKTLKDATNEAIRDWINNPVDTHYIIGSVVGPHPYPDMVARFQAIISEEIKTQLKEKENRENPDYIVACVGGGSNAAGAYFHYLDNPEVGIIAVEAAGKGIYTGESAATSALGKEGIIHGSKTLLMQTDDGQITEPYSISAGLDYPGVGPMHAHLFRSGRGEFISITDDAAMKAGLELAKLEGIIPAIESSHALAIFEDRKFKEDDVVVVNLSGRGDKDLNTYIDYFEL from the coding sequence ATGACATACCAGGCAAACGAAAAAGGATATTACGGCGAATTTGGTGGCGCCTTTATTCCTGAAATGCTATATCCTAATGTTGAAGAATTACGCAGGCAGTACTTAGACATTATGAAAGAAGATTCTTTTCAGAAAGAATTTAAAGCGCTTCTTAAAGATTATGTAGGCCGCCCTACCCCACTTTATTACGCCGAACGTTTTAGTAAAAAATACAACACTAAAGTCTATTTAAAACGTGAAGATCTTTGCCATACCGGCGCTCACAAAGTAAATAATACGGTTGGGCAAATTTTAATGGCAAAACGACTGGGAAAAAACCGAATTATCGCTGAAACCGGTGCCGGACAGCACGGTGTTGCCACTGCTACCGTTTGTGCGCTTATGGGAATAGAATGTATTGTGTACATGGGGGAAATCGATATTGAACGCCAGGCACCAAATGTAGCCCGTATGAAAATGCTTGGCGCCAAAGTAGTTCCTGCAAAATCGGGTAGTAAAACCCTTAAAGATGCAACCAACGAAGCGATTCGTGATTGGATTAATAATCCCGTAGATACGCATTATATTATCGGTTCGGTTGTCGGCCCGCATCCATATCCAGATATGGTTGCACGATTTCAGGCGATAATTTCAGAAGAAATCAAAACACAGCTAAAGGAAAAAGAAAATCGTGAAAATCCAGATTATATTGTGGCCTGTGTTGGTGGAGGTAGTAATGCTGCCGGTGCCTACTTTCATTATTTAGACAATCCTGAAGTTGGAATTATTGCTGTAGAAGCTGCCGGAAAAGGAATTTATACCGGTGAAAGTGCTGCAACCTCTGCTTTAGGAAAAGAAGGTATTATTCACGGCAGTAAAACCTTACTAATGCAAACTGATGACGGGCAAATAACAGAACCTTATTCAATTTCAGCTGGGCTGGATTATCCAGGAGTGGGGCCTATGCATGCGCATTTATTTAGAAGCGGCCGTGGTGAGTTTATTTCTATCACCGATGACGCCGCCATGAAAGCAGGGCTGGAATTAGCGAAATTAGAAGGAATTATCCCGGCGATAGAATCCTCTCATGCTCTGGCAATTTTTGAAGATCGAAAATTTAAAGAAGATGATGTGGTGGTAGTAAATCTTTCTGGCCGTGGCGATAAAGATCTAAATACATATATCGATTATTTTGAGTTATAA
- a CDS encoding phosphoribosylanthranilate isomerase, with the protein MKYPENIQDIAALNPDYMGFIFYEKTPRFFNTEIPKIQNSIKKTGVFVKSKIAEILDKINKYDLNAIQLHGGESAEFCAELKLVLKETSIEIIKVFSVKSEFDFNQLADFEDHVDYFLFDTKGKHKGGNGETFDWTLLKEYPSEKPFFLSGGIGLEQFEDLKKFYMYFNKIGKQDLLYAVDVNSAFESEPGLKDIEKLRQFVDVMM; encoded by the coding sequence ATGAAATACCCTGAAAACATTCAGGATATCGCAGCTCTCAATCCAGATTATATGGGTTTTATTTTCTATGAAAAAACACCTCGATTTTTTAATACTGAAATTCCTAAGATCCAGAATTCAATAAAAAAGACCGGTGTTTTTGTGAAATCCAAGATTGCAGAAATTCTGGATAAGATCAATAAATATGATCTTAATGCTATTCAGCTTCATGGTGGCGAATCAGCCGAGTTTTGTGCTGAGCTAAAATTAGTTTTAAAAGAAACATCTATTGAAATTATAAAAGTGTTTTCTGTTAAATCGGAATTCGATTTTAACCAGTTAGCAGATTTTGAAGATCATGTTGATTATTTTCTTTTTGATACCAAAGGCAAACATAAAGGAGGGAACGGCGAAACTTTCGATTGGACCTTATTAAAAGAATACCCATCTGAAAAACCATTTTTTCTAAGTGGTGGTATTGGTTTGGAACAATTTGAAGATCTAAAGAAATTCTATATGTATTTCAACAAAATTGGCAAACAAGATTTACTTTATGCAGTAGATGTAAATAGTGCTTTTGAAAGTGAACCCGGTCTAAAGGATATTGAAAAATTAAGACAATTTGTTGATGTGATGATGTGA
- the trpC gene encoding indole-3-glycerol phosphate synthase TrpC encodes MNILDKIIADKHKELLLKKLVVPVSQLENSALFKRETISLANALRESKSGIIAEHKRRSPSKSIINQSLNIEDVARGYEHAGVSGISVLTDGKYFGGSLDDLLYARAAVKMPILRKEFIIDEYQLLEAKAHGADVILLIAAVLEREQIKQLSEFAKNLGLDVLLEVHNEEELKKSIMPSLDMLGVNNRNLKTFEVSTQISKDLSEKIPDDFVKVSESGISSVEAIKELKQYGYEGFLIGENFMKTNNPGENAKKFIEELSS; translated from the coding sequence ATGAATATTCTTGATAAAATAATCGCAGATAAACATAAAGAACTACTTCTTAAAAAACTAGTGGTTCCGGTATCACAATTAGAAAATTCGGCTTTGTTTAAAAGAGAAACGATTTCTTTAGCCAATGCACTTCGAGAAAGCAAAAGCGGAATTATAGCCGAACATAAACGCCGCTCTCCTTCTAAATCGATAATCAACCAAAGCTTAAATATAGAAGATGTAGCCAGGGGTTACGAACATGCTGGAGTAAGCGGAATATCGGTTTTAACTGACGGAAAATATTTTGGAGGTTCTTTAGACGATTTGCTGTATGCACGTGCTGCAGTAAAAATGCCAATCCTAAGAAAAGAGTTTATAATTGACGAATACCAATTATTAGAAGCCAAAGCTCATGGCGCCGATGTGATCCTATTGATCGCTGCCGTTCTTGAACGCGAGCAAATCAAACAATTATCTGAATTTGCTAAAAACCTTGGTTTAGATGTATTGCTTGAAGTACATAACGAAGAGGAATTGAAGAAATCGATCATGCCTAGTTTAGATATGTTGGGCGTAAATAACCGAAACCTTAAAACCTTTGAAGTTAGCACTCAGATAAGCAAAGATCTTTCTGAAAAAATCCCGGACGATTTTGTAAAAGTTAGCGAAAGCGGAATCAGTTCGGTAGAAGCTATTAAAGAACTAAAACAATATGGCTACGAAGGTTTTTTAATTGGAGAAAACTTTATGAAAACCAATAATCCCGGTGAAAATGCTAAGAAGTTTATTGAGGAACTTAGTAGTTAG
- the trpD gene encoding anthranilate phosphoribosyltransferase, which translates to MKELLNRLINHETISKAEAKQALFNISNGEYNESQIAAFLTVYMMRSVTIAELEGFRDALLELCVAVDLSAYNPIDLCGTGGDGKNTFNISTTSSFVTAGAGVKVAKHGNYGVSSVSGSSNAMEHLGIRFSSDASFLEKCIDKAGICVLHAPLFHPAMKNVAPIRKSLAVKTFFNMLGPMVNPAFPKNQLVGVFNLELARMYGYLYQNTDKNFSILHALDGYDEISLTSDTKVISNHTESMLKPADFGVRKLEQKEIYGGGTIENSAMILVKILRGEGTEAQENVVCANAGMAIATAKNIKIKEGFSAAKESIKSGKALEALKKLQHLSE; encoded by the coding sequence ATGAAAGAATTACTAAACAGGCTTATTAATCACGAGACGATAAGTAAAGCAGAAGCAAAACAAGCTTTATTCAATATTTCTAATGGAGAGTATAATGAAAGTCAGATTGCCGCTTTTCTTACGGTCTATATGATGCGAAGTGTTACGATTGCAGAGCTTGAAGGTTTTAGAGACGCACTTTTAGAACTTTGCGTAGCGGTAGATCTTAGCGCCTATAATCCTATTGATCTTTGCGGAACCGGGGGCGATGGTAAAAATACCTTTAATATTTCTACAACCTCATCATTTGTAACTGCCGGTGCTGGTGTAAAAGTAGCTAAACATGGTAATTACGGAGTATCATCTGTTAGTGGTAGTTCTAATGCTATGGAGCACCTGGGCATACGTTTTAGCAGTGATGCTTCTTTTCTGGAAAAATGCATTGATAAAGCAGGCATTTGCGTATTGCATGCTCCCCTATTCCACCCGGCCATGAAAAATGTAGCTCCTATCCGTAAAAGCTTAGCGGTAAAAACATTTTTTAATATGTTAGGACCAATGGTAAATCCAGCATTTCCAAAAAATCAGTTAGTAGGAGTTTTTAACTTAGAGTTGGCTAGAATGTATGGCTATCTGTATCAAAATACCGATAAGAATTTTAGTATTCTTCACGCTTTAGATGGATACGATGAAATTTCGTTAACCAGCGACACTAAAGTAATTTCAAATCATACAGAAAGTATGTTGAAACCGGCTGATTTTGGAGTTCGTAAACTAGAACAAAAAGAAATTTACGGTGGCGGAACCATCGAGAATTCGGCTATGATCTTAGTAAAAATTCTTAGGGGCGAAGGTACCGAAGCCCAGGAAAATGTGGTGTGTGCTAATGCGGGTATGGCAATTGCGACCGCTAAAAATATTAAGATAAAAGAAGGCTTTTCTGCAGCAAAAGAATCGATTAAATCTGGAAAAGCCTTAGAGGCATTAAAAAAATTACAGCATTTAAGCGAATAA
- a CDS encoding anthranilate synthase component II produces the protein MKKVLVIDNYDSFVYNLVHYLEDLECQVTVKRNDQLDIDFVQNFDKILLSPGPGIPSEAGLLKPIIEKYGATKSIFGVCLGQQAIGEVYGGTLGNLESVYHGVATDIDIVVDDEPLFAGLDKKIKVGRYHSWVVLKDLPDVLEATSFDDKGQVMSLRHREFDVRGVQFHPESVLTPEGKKMIANWVKA, from the coding sequence ATGAAAAAAGTATTAGTGATAGATAATTATGATTCGTTTGTATACAATCTTGTACACTATCTGGAGGATTTAGAATGCCAGGTAACCGTAAAGAGAAACGATCAACTGGATATCGATTTTGTACAAAATTTCGATAAGATTTTACTGTCTCCGGGCCCGGGAATTCCTTCTGAAGCCGGGCTATTAAAACCTATTATAGAAAAGTATGGTGCTACCAAAAGTATTTTCGGCGTTTGCCTTGGCCAACAGGCTATCGGCGAAGTTTATGGCGGCACTTTAGGTAATTTAGAATCGGTTTATCACGGCGTGGCAACAGATATTGATATTGTGGTAGACGATGAACCTTTATTTGCAGGGCTAGATAAAAAAATAAAAGTAGGACGTTACCATTCCTGGGTAGTATTAAAAGATTTACCAGACGTTTTAGAAGCCACTTCATTTGATGATAAGGGGCAAGTCATGTCTTTACGCCATCGAGAATTTGATGTGAGAGGCGTACAATTTCATCCAGAATCGGTTTTAACTCCTGAAGGGAAAAAAATGATTGCTAACTGGGTGAAAGCCTAG